From Leptospira ellinghausenii, the proteins below share one genomic window:
- a CDS encoding efflux RND transporter periplasmic adaptor subunit codes for MKLFFCDILKTIFVAILFSIFVLCNKTEQKPVINEHASHETKTRQLPTEAVRDTDLEISNQLTLSEREIRMAEVEAVPAKRIQLTSQLKSFGKIQINEETYTTITSRIDGYINKIFANFTGVEVKKGDHILEIYSPDLILAQNELLLSQDMESMPDLASSAKQRLLRLGITDLQIENLIKTKKIQEGVKIYSPVSGTVIEKMALEKAAVKPGDTLFKLSNLESVWAEIDIYESEYPFIRYGQSVSITAESFPGEKFKGRIWLIKPAVSEESRTIKVIVNISNKNRRLKPGMYVSANISVPVLSNGKAAPSGVEGKYTCPQHPEIIRDTRGQCPICGMTLVQIPKIDLDDRNASKYVLVIPASAVLDTGIRKIIYVEKSAGVYESREIILGAKAGDYYPILGGLEENEKVVVRGTFLLDSQFQIKGLPSVMNETGKKQDIKHSH; via the coding sequence ATGAAATTATTTTTTTGTGATATATTAAAGACAATTTTTGTAGCGATTTTATTTTCGATTTTTGTCCTATGCAACAAAACAGAACAAAAACCAGTGATCAATGAACATGCTAGCCATGAAACTAAAACGAGACAATTACCAACCGAAGCCGTTAGGGATACAGACTTAGAAATATCAAACCAACTTACATTAAGCGAAAGAGAAATTAGAATGGCAGAAGTGGAAGCAGTTCCTGCAAAGAGAATACAGCTCACTTCTCAGCTGAAATCATTTGGGAAAATTCAAATCAATGAAGAAACTTATACAACTATCACGAGCAGAATTGATGGGTATATCAACAAAATCTTTGCAAATTTTACAGGCGTAGAAGTAAAAAAGGGAGATCATATTCTCGAAATATACAGCCCGGATTTGATTCTTGCGCAAAATGAATTATTATTATCTCAGGACATGGAGTCCATGCCTGATCTTGCCTCTTCTGCGAAGCAGAGACTTCTCAGATTAGGAATCACTGATTTACAAATTGAAAATTTAATTAAAACAAAGAAGATTCAGGAAGGTGTAAAAATCTATTCTCCCGTTTCTGGAACCGTTATCGAAAAAATGGCTTTGGAAAAGGCAGCTGTAAAACCCGGCGATACACTTTTTAAGTTATCAAACTTAGAGTCTGTTTGGGCAGAAATTGATATCTATGAATCAGAATATCCATTTATACGTTATGGGCAATCTGTCTCAATTACCGCCGAGAGTTTTCCAGGAGAAAAATTCAAAGGAAGAATTTGGCTCATTAAACCTGCGGTTTCAGAAGAATCCAGAACGATTAAAGTGATCGTGAATATTTCCAATAAAAATAGAAGATTGAAACCCGGTATGTATGTAAGTGCAAACATTAGCGTACCTGTTTTATCAAATGGAAAAGCGGCTCCTTCTGGTGTGGAAGGTAAATATACATGCCCCCAACATCCCGAAATCATTCGTGATACCCGAGGTCAATGTCCTATTTGCGGAATGACTCTAGTGCAAATTCCTAAGATTGATTTGGATGATAGGAATGCTAGTAAATATGTACTAGTAATTCCTGCGTCGGCTGTACTTGATACGGGAATTCGTAAAATCATTTACGTTGAAAAATCTGCAGGAGTATATGAATCGCGAGAAATAATTCTAGGAGCAAAAGCTGGAGATTATTATCCCATCTTAGGTGGTCTGGAAGAAAATGAAAAGGTAGTAGTAAGGGGTACTTTTCTTTTGGATAGTCAGTTCCAAATCAAAGGTCTTCCAAGTGTTATGAATGAAACCGGCAAAAAACAAGATATAAAACATTCGCATTAA